Proteins found in one Agaribacterium sp. ZY112 genomic segment:
- a CDS encoding lactonase family protein, producing MLKLLKEFVEVKQSLFRGVLIGVLFPLLVSSCATSDSVSESLDSGNKTYAFLLGNFDDKGVRRLTLDLESNELRDDGLVANVRSPGYMSLSANQNHLYLVSVDEHKRSSLAHFSWSNNKAGFDLVDKKDIKGISACHIALSSDQKQLAVSNYRSGDLELFSMSSSGSEINESAYFNNSKNLGGVSRPSHIHYANWSQDSSSLLVADLATDELLVFDAAKLSDKALTRKTDKLKPRQRLSLPKGSGPRHLAFHPVLDYVYVLNELSNSITLVVPDENAVYSLADSYRLLVDQVSSSADKKRDLSSAIRISSDGRFLYAAVRGEDSLKVFNIANDGRLKFVQSISTFGEHPRDFNFSSDQNYLLVANTFSDSISVFYRDQGTGKLNYLFSQSGLIKPSNILAFDKYK from the coding sequence ATGTTGAAACTGTTAAAAGAGTTCGTTGAGGTAAAGCAGTCTCTATTTAGGGGTGTTTTAATAGGTGTTTTATTTCCTCTTCTGGTTTCTTCCTGTGCAACGTCTGATTCGGTGAGTGAAAGCTTGGATAGTGGAAACAAGACATATGCTTTCCTTTTGGGGAATTTTGATGACAAGGGGGTTAGGCGCTTAACTCTTGATTTGGAAAGCAATGAGTTGCGCGATGATGGGCTTGTTGCGAATGTAAGATCGCCCGGTTATATGTCTTTAAGTGCGAATCAAAATCATCTTTATCTTGTTAGTGTTGATGAGCATAAAAGAAGTAGCTTGGCCCACTTTAGTTGGTCTAATAATAAGGCTGGCTTCGATCTTGTTGATAAAAAAGACATTAAGGGCATCAGTGCCTGTCATATAGCGCTAAGCTCTGATCAAAAACAATTAGCTGTTAGTAATTACCGTTCAGGTGATCTTGAGTTGTTTTCGATGTCGTCTTCAGGTTCGGAAATAAATGAATCGGCGTACTTTAATAATTCGAAAAACTTAGGTGGGGTTTCAAGGCCCTCACATATTCATTATGCAAACTGGAGTCAAGATTCTTCTAGCCTACTGGTAGCAGATTTAGCGACAGATGAGCTGTTGGTTTTTGATGCTGCTAAGTTGAGTGACAAGGCGTTAACAAGAAAAACGGATAAATTAAAACCTCGTCAACGACTTAGCTTGCCTAAGGGATCGGGGCCAAGGCATTTAGCTTTTCATCCGGTATTAGATTACGTCTATGTATTAAATGAGTTGAGCAATAGTATTACTCTTGTTGTCCCTGATGAAAATGCGGTTTATTCATTGGCAGATAGCTACCGTTTATTAGTTGATCAGGTTTCTAGTTCTGCTGATAAAAAAAGGGATTTATCGTCAGCCATACGAATCTCTAGTGACGGACGCTTTCTTTATGCTGCAGTTCGAGGTGAGGATAGCCTTAAGGTTTTTAATATCGCCAATGATGGGCGATTAAAATTTGTTCAGTCGATTTCTACTTTTGGTGAGCATCCTCGAGATTTTAACTTCTCTAGCGATCAAAACTATTTGTTGGTTGCCAATACCTTCTCTGACTCAATATCTGTTTTTTATCGAGATCAAGGTACTGGTAAGTTGAATTACTTGTTTAGCCAGTCGGGTTTAATTAAACCTTCAAATATCCTTGCATTTGATAAGTATAAGTAG
- a CDS encoding sulfatase: protein MKRLTKLRLFTASVLLCISGFVLAKDERPNIVVILADDLGYNDVGFTGKTEIQTPSIDQLAEDGVIFENGFVTHPYCGPSRAGLLTGRYQQRFGMENNISYTPYDPHMGLPLTEMTFAKRLQETGYHTSVFGKWHLGGAPHFQPNQRGFDYFYGFLDGGHQYFPHETTVGGTGYLLPIMRNSQVAEFDEYLTTALSRDAAKYIDRQSKKDHPFFMYVSYNAPHAPLQAPQNYIDQYKHIKDEKRRVYAAMVDAMDDGIQMLIDSLKKNGEFDNTLIFFLSDNGGLYPYSWWPDYTWADNSPYRYGKVALTEGGVHVPFIAHWPNKIKKGQRFDGLVSALDIAATSLALAGADVKDAKLDGVDLTPYVSEGKKGSPHEALFWRLEEAENLWAVRTIDAKYIRQPLPDVGHAYYDLEKDPYESTNLIGQYPKKQAKLAALWNEWNKDNIRNIQLQNMAYLERRKAFFDELYKESVEASEAKPPMIIK, encoded by the coding sequence ATGAAGCGTCTAACTAAATTAAGGCTATTTACGGCCAGCGTGCTTTTGTGTATTTCTGGGTTTGTTCTAGCTAAAGATGAGCGCCCCAATATTGTTGTCATTTTGGCGGATGATTTGGGTTACAACGATGTAGGTTTTACTGGTAAAACGGAGATACAAACACCGAGCATTGATCAGCTTGCTGAAGATGGTGTGATTTTTGAAAACGGTTTTGTTACCCATCCATACTGTGGACCTTCTAGAGCTGGGTTATTAACGGGCCGTTATCAGCAGCGTTTTGGTATGGAGAATAATATTTCTTATACACCTTACGATCCACATATGGGCTTGCCTTTAACAGAAATGACCTTTGCTAAACGCTTGCAAGAAACGGGTTATCACACATCGGTTTTTGGTAAGTGGCACCTTGGAGGTGCTCCGCATTTTCAGCCCAACCAGAGAGGTTTTGATTATTTTTATGGTTTTCTCGATGGTGGCCACCAATATTTCCCTCACGAGACAACAGTAGGTGGTACTGGTTATTTATTGCCTATTATGCGCAACAGCCAAGTCGCTGAGTTTGATGAATATCTGACTACCGCATTGAGTCGTGATGCGGCTAAATATATCGATAGGCAAAGTAAAAAAGACCACCCCTTTTTTATGTATGTGAGTTACAACGCACCGCATGCACCATTGCAAGCTCCTCAGAATTACATAGATCAATACAAGCATATTAAGGATGAAAAGCGTCGAGTATACGCGGCCATGGTTGATGCGATGGATGACGGCATTCAAATGTTGATTGACTCCTTAAAGAAAAATGGAGAGTTTGATAATACGCTTATCTTTTTCTTAAGTGATAACGGCGGGCTTTATCCTTATTCGTGGTGGCCAGATTATACCTGGGCTGACAACAGTCCTTATCGTTATGGCAAAGTAGCGTTGACCGAGGGTGGTGTACATGTTCCTTTTATTGCGCACTGGCCAAATAAGATTAAAAAAGGGCAGCGTTTTGATGGCTTGGTATCTGCTTTAGATATTGCTGCAACATCCTTGGCTTTGGCAGGTGCCGATGTTAAGGACGCGAAATTAGATGGTGTGGATTTAACGCCTTATGTTAGCGAAGGTAAAAAAGGATCCCCGCATGAAGCGTTGTTTTGGCGTCTAGAAGAAGCTGAAAACTTGTGGGCTGTACGCACAATAGATGCTAAGTATATAAGACAGCCTCTTCCTGATGTAGGCCACGCTTATTATGACTTAGAAAAAGACCCTTATGAAAGCACGAACTTGATTGGTCAGTACCCTAAAAAGCAAGCTAAGTTGGCTGCATTATGGAATGAGTGGAATAAAGATAATATTAGAAATATCCAGCTTCAGAATATGGCCTATCTAGAGCGTCGAAAAGCATTCTTTGATGAACTATATAAAGAAAGTGTTGAAGCTTCTGAAGCTAAACCACCTATGATTATCAAATAA